In one Perca fluviatilis chromosome 7, GENO_Pfluv_1.0, whole genome shotgun sequence genomic region, the following are encoded:
- the dcaf13 gene encoding DDB1- and CUL4-associated factor 13: MKVKVLSRNPDDYVRETKLDIQRVPRNYDPALHPFEVSREYTRALNATKLERVFAKPFLASLDGHRDGVNCMAKHTRNLSTLLSGSCDGEVKLWNLTKHECVRTLQAHEGFVRGMVVRYCGTSFFTVGDDKTIKQWKMEAPGYGEEEEPLNTILGKTVFTGLDHHQKDAVFATCGQQVDIWDEQRSSPIRSFTWGVDSFSSVRFNPVETELLASCASDRSIVLYDMRESAPLKKVIMTMRSNTLCWNPMEAYYFTCSNEDYNLYTYDMRYLDRPVTVHMDHVSAVLDVDYSPTGKEFVSASFDKTIRIFPKDSGHSREVYHTKRMQHVICIKWSSDNKYILSGSDEMNIRLWKANAAEKLGVLAPRERQAANYSQKLKEKFQHHPQIRRIAHHRHLPKNIYHQTKELRVMKEARRRKERNVRKHSKPGSVPVVSEKEKHVVTVVK; the protein is encoded by the exons ATGAAAGTGAAAGTCCTCTCGAGGAACCCGGATGATTATGTCCGGGAGACCAAACTAGATATTCAGCGTG TCCCTAGAAACTATGACCCAGCACTCCATCCGTTTGAGGTGAGCAGAGAGTACACCCGGGCTCTGAATGCCACTAAGCTTGAGAGGGTGTTTGCTAAGCCTTTCCTGGCCTCTCTGGATGGACACAGAGATGGGGTGAACTGCATGGCCAAGCACACCAGGAACCTCTCCACCCTGCTCTCTGGCTCCTGTGATGGGGAG GTGAAACTGTGGAATCTGACCAAACACGAATGTGTCCGCACACTCCAAGCACATGAAGGTTTTGTCCGTGGAATGGTCGTCCGCTATTGTGGAACATCCTTCTTTACG GTTGGTGACGACAAAACAATCaagcaatggaaaatggaggcgCCAGGTtacggagaggaagaggagccacTCAACACTATTCTGGGCAAG ACAGTCTTCACAGGACTAGACCATCACCAGAAGGATGCTGTGTTCGCAACATGTGGCCAGCAGGTGGACATCTGGGACGAGCAGAGGAGCAGCCCAATCCGCTCTTTCACTTGGGGCGTAGACAGCTTCAGCAGTGTCCGCTTCAACCCTGTGGAG ACTGAACTTCTTGCAAGCTGTGCCTCTGACAGAAGTATAGTACTGTATGACATGAGAGAATCAGCACCACTCAAAAAG GTTATTATGACAATGAGGAGCAACACTTTGTGCTGGAACCCTATGGAAGCCTATTACTTCACATGTTCAAATGAGGACTACAA CCTCTACACATATGACATGCGGTACCTGGACCGGCCAGTCACAGTGCACATGGACCATGTCTCTGCAGTGCTGGATGTTGACTATTCTCCAACTGGGAAGGAGTTTGTATCTGCCAGTTTTGACAAAACCATCCGCATCTTCCCCAAGGACAGTGGCCACAGCAG GGAGGTCTACCACACCAAACGCATGCAGCACGTCATCTGCATAAAGTGGTCGTCGGACAACAAATACATCCTGAGTGGTTCTGATGAAATGAATATCCGACTGTGGAAAGCCAACGCAGCTGAGAAACTAGGAGTG CTGGCCCCCAGAGAGCGGCAGGCCGCCAACTACAGTCAGAAGCTGAAGGAGAAGTTCCAGCACCACCCGCAGATCAGACGCATCGCTCACCACCGACATCTGCCCAAGAACATCTACCACCAGACCAAGGAGCTGAGGGTCATGAAAGAGGCTCGCCGTAGGAA gGAGAGGAATGTCCGAAAGCACAGCAAGCCAGGAAGTGTTCCCGTGGTGTCTGAGAAGGAGAAGCATGTTGTGACGGTGGTCAAATAG
- the LOC120562914 gene encoding mitochondrial folate transporter/carrier-like, with protein MSSAPNHGTVNVTETGSSKPVSVVSVAGHVQQVFSHVKIENLVAGLSGGVVSTLVLHPLDLVKIRFAVSDGLEVRPKYSGILHCMKSVWQQEGLRGLYQGVTPNIWGAGASWGLYFFFYNAFKGYTKEGRQTELSATEHLACAAEAGILTLTLTNPIWVTKTRMVLQYNADPSGKQYKGMIDALVKIYRHEGVPGLYKGFVPGLFGTSHGALQFMAYEELKRGYNKYRKVPSDAKLSALEYITMAALSKIFAVATTYPYQVVRARLQDQHNTYNGVLDVIRRTWRNEGAIGFYKGIIPNVIRVTPACCITFVVYENLSRYLLGQDQ; from the exons ATGAGTTCCGCTCCAAACCACGGTACCGTTAACGTCACAGAGACAGGGTCCAGCAAACCCGTTTCTGTTGTGTCAGTAGCCGGACATGTCCAGCAGGTCTTCAGCCATGTAAAGATAGAAAACCTGGTCGCAGGACTCAGTGGAGGAGTGGTGTCAACACTCGTGCTTCATCCTCTGGATCTGGTCAAAATCAGGTTTGCAG TAAGTGATGGATTGGAAGTTAGACCTAAGTACAGTGGCATACTGCACTGTATGAAGAGTGTTTGGCAGCAGGAGGGACTCAGAGGACTCTACCAAGGAGTGACACCCAATATTTGGGGTGCTGGAGCATCTTGGGGTCTCTACTTCTTTTT CTACAATGCATTCAAAGGGTACACAAAGGAGGGCCGTCAAACTGAACTGAGCGCCACAGAGCACCTGGCGTGTGCAGCCGAAGCAG GCATCCTGACGCTCACCCTAACCAACCCAATCTGGGTGACCAAGACCCGGATGGTGCTCCAGTACAACGCTGACCCAAGCGGTAAACAGTACAAGGGGATGATAGATGCCCTGGTCAAGATCTACCGCCATGAGGGAGTGCCAGGACTATATAAG GGTTTTGTTCCTGGTCTGTTCGGCACATCTCACGGAGCGCTGCAGTTCATGGCCTATGAAGAGCTCAAGAGAGGCTACAACAAATACAGGAAAGTGCCTTCAGATGCGAAGCTG AGTGCATTGGAATATATCACAATGGCAGCATTATCCAAAATCTTTGCTGTGGCCACAACATACCCATATCAGGTGGTGCGAGCTCGCCTGCAAGACCAGCACAATACATACAATGGAGTTCTTGATGTCATCAGACGGACATGGAG GAACGAAGGCGCCATTGGTTTCTACAAAGGCATCATTCCCAACGTGATTCGTGTCACTCCTGCCTGCTGCATCACCTTTGTAGTTTATGAGAATTTGTCCCGCTACCTTCTGGGTCAAGATCAATGA
- the LOC120562915 gene encoding collagen triple helix repeat-containing protein 1-like isoform X2, translating into MMSPLVVRLLLLVCLASPLYGVEKYGSCMQGPAGPTGREGNPGTNGIPGTPGIPGRDGLKGEKGECINEIFEEPWRPNYKQCAWNSLNYGIDLGKVADCTFTKLRSDSSLRVLFSGSLRLKCKNACCQRWYFTFNGAECTGPLPIESIIYLDQGSPELNSTINIHRTSSVEGLCEGVKAGLVDVAVWVGTCADYPRGDASTGWNSVSRIIIEELPK; encoded by the exons ATGATGTCTCCTCTCGTTGTCCGCCTGCTGCTTCTTGTCTGCTTGGCTTCACCTCTTTATGGCGTGGAAAAG TATGGCAGTTGCATGCAGGGGCCAGCAGGCCCCACTGGCAGAGAGGGTAACCCTGGCACCAACGGCATCCCGGGGACGCCGGGTATCCCTGGCCGTGACGGACTCAAAGGGGAGAAAGGCGAGTGCATTAACGAGATCTTCGAGGAGCCCTGGAGGCCCAACTACAAGCAGTGTGCCTGGAACTCTCTCAATTATGGGATCGACCTGGGTAAAGTAGCT GACTGTACGTTCACCAAGCTGCGTTCAGACAGCTCCCTCAGAGTCCTCTTCAGCGGTTCCCTCAGACTCAAGTGTAAAAACGCATGCTGCCAGAGGTGGTACTTCACCTTCAATGGAGCAGAGTGCACAGGACCCCTGCCCATAGAGTCCATCATCTACTTAGACCAAGGAAGTCCTGAGCTCAACTCAACCATCAACATCCACAGAACATCCTCAG tTGAAGGGCTGTGTGAGGGTGTCAAAGCAGGCTTGGTGGATGTGGCCGTGTGGGTGGGGACCTGTGCCGACTATCCCAGAGGGGACGCATCTACAGGCTGGAATTCAGTATCCAGGATTATCATCGAGGAACTGCccaaataa
- the LOC120562915 gene encoding collagen triple helix repeat-containing protein 1-like isoform X1 — protein MMSPLVVRLLLLVCLASPLYGVEKVRTRGYRKDPDADKYGSCMQGPAGPTGREGNPGTNGIPGTPGIPGRDGLKGEKGECINEIFEEPWRPNYKQCAWNSLNYGIDLGKVADCTFTKLRSDSSLRVLFSGSLRLKCKNACCQRWYFTFNGAECTGPLPIESIIYLDQGSPELNSTINIHRTSSVEGLCEGVKAGLVDVAVWVGTCADYPRGDASTGWNSVSRIIIEELPK, from the exons ATGATGTCTCCTCTCGTTGTCCGCCTGCTGCTTCTTGTCTGCTTGGCTTCACCTCTTTATGGCGTGGAAAAGGTGAGAACTAGAGGATACCGAAAGGATCCTGACGCGGACAAG TATGGCAGTTGCATGCAGGGGCCAGCAGGCCCCACTGGCAGAGAGGGTAACCCTGGCACCAACGGCATCCCGGGGACGCCGGGTATCCCTGGCCGTGACGGACTCAAAGGGGAGAAAGGCGAGTGCATTAACGAGATCTTCGAGGAGCCCTGGAGGCCCAACTACAAGCAGTGTGCCTGGAACTCTCTCAATTATGGGATCGACCTGGGTAAAGTAGCT GACTGTACGTTCACCAAGCTGCGTTCAGACAGCTCCCTCAGAGTCCTCTTCAGCGGTTCCCTCAGACTCAAGTGTAAAAACGCATGCTGCCAGAGGTGGTACTTCACCTTCAATGGAGCAGAGTGCACAGGACCCCTGCCCATAGAGTCCATCATCTACTTAGACCAAGGAAGTCCTGAGCTCAACTCAACCATCAACATCCACAGAACATCCTCAG tTGAAGGGCTGTGTGAGGGTGTCAAAGCAGGCTTGGTGGATGTGGCCGTGTGGGTGGGGACCTGTGCCGACTATCCCAGAGGGGACGCATCTACAGGCTGGAATTCAGTATCCAGGATTATCATCGAGGAACTGCccaaataa
- the LOC120562915 gene encoding collagen triple helix repeat-containing protein 1-like isoform X3 has product MMSPLVVRLLLLVCLASPLYGVEKVRTRGYRKDPDADKCTGNDAEKPNCTRHSGEGRSAYLNNMYGSCMQGPAGPTGREGNPGTNGIPGTPGIPGRDGLKGEKGECINEIFEEPWRPNYKQCAWNSLNYGIDLGKVADCTFTKLRSDSSLRVLFSGSLRLKCKNACCQRWYFTFNGAECTGPLPIESIIYLDQGSPELNSTINIHRTSSVEGLCEGVKAGLVDVAVWVGTCADYPRGDASTGWNSVSRIIIEELPK; this is encoded by the exons ATGATGTCTCCTCTCGTTGTCCGCCTGCTGCTTCTTGTCTGCTTGGCTTCACCTCTTTATGGCGTGGAAAAGGTGAGAACTAGAGGATACCGAAAGGATCCTGACGCGGACAAG TGCACTGGAAATGATGCAGAAAAGCCCAACTGCACTAGACACTCTGGAGAAGGAAGATCTGCTTATTTGAACAACATG TATGGCAGTTGCATGCAGGGGCCAGCAGGCCCCACTGGCAGAGAGGGTAACCCTGGCACCAACGGCATCCCGGGGACGCCGGGTATCCCTGGCCGTGACGGACTCAAAGGGGAGAAAGGCGAGTGCATTAACGAGATCTTCGAGGAGCCCTGGAGGCCCAACTACAAGCAGTGTGCCTGGAACTCTCTCAATTATGGGATCGACCTGGGTAAAGTAGCT GACTGTACGTTCACCAAGCTGCGTTCAGACAGCTCCCTCAGAGTCCTCTTCAGCGGTTCCCTCAGACTCAAGTGTAAAAACGCATGCTGCCAGAGGTGGTACTTCACCTTCAATGGAGCAGAGTGCACAGGACCCCTGCCCATAGAGTCCATCATCTACTTAGACCAAGGAAGTCCTGAGCTCAACTCAACCATCAACATCCACAGAACATCCTCAG tTGAAGGGCTGTGTGAGGGTGTCAAAGCAGGCTTGGTGGATGTGGCCGTGTGGGTGGGGACCTGTGCCGACTATCCCAGAGGGGACGCATCTACAGGCTGGAATTCAGTATCCAGGATTATCATCGAGGAACTGCccaaataa